tgaaaagtCTCGTTAGAAACATCTGTGCAAGACAGTACAAACTTTCCTGCGATTTACAGTTTACTGGAATTCTAAGAGCTGTATATGCTAGGAtcttgtgctgctgttttcagcacagatACCGCATCTTGGACTTAATACTCTGTTGCCTGAATGGTGACAGAATGCAGGCTGATCCAGATTCACTTGGATCGGTCACTTGGAATAGGCTATAAACGGACAATGGAGGCATTTCTTTCTTGGATTCATCAATACTGAAtttctaaaattctttttttatttaccagGTTGAACCATGTAGCTGCAGGTCTTGTTTCACCAAGTCTGAAATCAGATACCTCGAGCAAAGAAATAGAAGAAGCTATGAAAAGAGTACGAGAAGCACAGTCATTAATATCTGCTGCTATAGAGCCAGGTAATTTTAAATTGTAGAATACTTTGTTCAGTTCAGGATGAGAGTTTTGATGTAGTATATGATAAAAGCTAATAGTCTGTTGCAAAATACTGGCTTATTGGCTTAATGGTTTCATGTTCTGCACTGACTAATTTATAGTTGACAGGTTTTTAATTGTCCTACAGTGTGAATGCTGCATGCGTTCTGCAGAATGATGCAGGGAATTAATCATCTGTTGTTTTTCCCAAAATTCATTTGAACTGAGGACTGCAAAATGCTTGAGCTGCCCCTGATGGAAGTTCATACTGCCATCTCTGAGATTTCATTGGAAACAGCAAGTGGCTTAACCACTTGACATCCCAGTCATGTTTGTTCTTGGggattatttccttccttttaattCCTAATCTGTGGAAGTTTGTAAGtaattgtttttattgaagCTTAGTCTGATAGGCCTTATTCTGGAAAAAGATGCAGCAGTTCATCCATAAATGTCAGATCCACCAAATCTGAGAAGCAGTAACTTGGAactctgaaaatacagttttgcagCCCTCCTGATACgttttcagggaagaaaatgcttttgttataCCAGAAAAATGGGCCGATAGTTTTGCTTGAGGCTTTTTGTGGGAAATTCAAAACAATAATTTGAGAGATTTCTTCAGCCCTTCCCCAAACAGCAGAAATTCTGAGATTTTTAAGAAGACTTCCCTTTGCCCTGCAGCTGTCATCTTTTAATTGacttaaacattttctgaatttcGACTTCTTCAGTTTTGCATAAAACTCTATGTTGGTTTTCTGTCACATACCTGTCTTTGTCATGTGTTTGTTGTTCATGTCATCTTGTGAGGAAAAGGATAGATAAGCCTTAAtttcaaatgtcaaaatattcCATAGGTTTTCTTTATTATATCTATAGCATGAAACtcagtttgctttcctttataAAATCTTTTTGAATACTAAAGTAACATTAAGGGGTTTGCtatgtttttccttcttaactCTAgacaaaaaagatgaaaaacgAAGGCATTCAAGGTCAAGGTCACGCtcaaggaggaggaggacaccTTCTTCATCTAGGCACAGGTAGTTAGcttatttgaatttaaaaaaccacacataTCTGAAACAATTCCTTCAAAAATACTTGTTGGAAGTAACACTTCACTGGTGGAGGCTGACAGACGGAAGGATGTCCATGACCTGAAGAAAGCTGAGGCTGCGACTTGGCTAGGCTGTGCTGTGAGAGGGAGGCCCACCTCTGTTTTTGTAGAAAGGGTCCGAGAGAGATGAtagcaaaaagtattttgaaaaataaaccattgCAGAAAGCATGTCAGGGCACCTAGTTTGGACTGGACTCCGATTTTATTTATCTTGTATCAGATAAGAAACACCTTAGCGCAGAGCCTTGGTTGTACGCCGCCCTCACTACTATGGATACCTAAGGCATTGTAGGCTGTCCGTTTTACAGTAGTTCCTTAAATCGCTGTTCTTTCTTCAGTCTCTTTCCAGTGTGCTCGTGTGGCACTTAAAATTTGTCTTAACACCAAGTACTAAGAGGCTTCGCTGAGCATTGTTATTTATGTTTGTAAACATTCATCTATTGGGCTGTTGGGTTCTAGTATGTGCAGCAAATTCAGCTTAGTGGAAGTCTCTGGGACAAAAGTTTTTCTAGCGTTTTCTAGGTATGATTTACTTGGAGATCAGGTCTGGTCAGGTGTCCTGACTAGAGATCTTAATATTGTCCTGCCCAAACAGAAAGGCATATGGCTCGTTTAAGCTGTTGGCTTGTCAACTGCAATTGGACAGTGCGTGCCAGTGGTCCGTGCAAAGCCATTTTAACAGTGGCCTTCCCATTTGTACTTTGCTGTTTGCATGTTCAGTAATTGGCTTGCATTTGGTTTAGTGTACTAAAAAGgtctttgcatttctgtgtgaCTTAGCAGTTTTCCTCTACAAAAGGACTGATACTTACAAGGAGAATAGTAAGAGAGCTGATAGAAGCATCATTGTTCTTTGACATTTAGCATTTGTGCACTTACTCTTCCAGTTTCCTTGGCGGACTCAATGAGactcctttgctgttttctatgttcttttttctgtatcattGTGCATTATACTACTATTAGCACTGAGCAGATGGATTCTGAACGGTGTATCAAAATTTCATACATTTAACTCCCTTGTATGATGTGTTACTGGTAGACGGTCAAGAAGCAGATCAAGGAGAAGGTCCCATTCAAAATCAAGAAGCAGGAGGCGATCCAAAAGTCCAAGGCGAAGAAGATCTCATTccagagagagaagcagaaggtCTAGGAGCACATCCAAAACCAGGTGATTGCTTCAGTAAATCTAAtctatttgctttaaattaaattactaaATTCTGGTgcttaattgaaaaaaaataatcaaaaaccACACAAcccaaaatgttaaaaaaacccccacaaataAACATAAAACCTAGGGCACAATGAACTAGTGGttctttttaaagtcagagTCTTTTGTAACATGTCACAGAATTACAATTGCCCCATAGACATGCAGTTAGTTACATAAAAACATGTAACATGCTTTTCCTGAGAGTCAACAGATGCAGCAGGAATTAGCTGAATCACTCACTAGCTGTCTTTGCAAAGCAGGAAATGTGAGCATCTAGACTTGCAGATTTTGTGCTGTTCGTACGCAGAAGCTATCAAAGAGCTATTCTTTATTTTGCTATAGATAACTGTAATCTTTGTTGCCATTCATACAGTGTGACTGGCCCCAGGAATACTAAACAATGTATACCTGTCCAGTGTAGTTACCATGTCCTCATTCATTTTCGTACATGGCAAAAACAGTGGAATGCTGCTTGAATAGTTTGAAACCGACTTGCacttaaaatctgtgttttacttaaaagggataaaaagaaggaagagaaagaaaagaaacgtTCTAAAACTCCCCCCAAAAGCTACAGCACAACTAGACGATCAAGAAGCACAAGCAGGTATGGTCATATGAAAGTTTTCCTTGGTCTATTTTCAGCGTGCTTTATCCACTTCAATAGAAATAGCATTCTTGTGTGTAATAGGGTGATGATTCTGTTGTGGATATATTGGGTGTATGCACAAACACAGGGATATGCTCTCTCTCTGTGTCTGTAAGCTGCTTTATTTCCACCCCCTGGTTCCTGCAGTTTTGTGGAGGTATTGTTTGGACTTGGAATAGTTTTACTTGCTGTATATCAAAGAGAGTGTGATGCTTTGAGGTCACTATTAAACTCTTCCCTGATTTGTGGAATAAATACATGCAAAGTGTGTGCcgttctttttttaaaaaacttctaaaaattaaCTTGCCATATTAACAAGAACAAACTGTTTCTATTTGCAGAAAGAGTCAGTGTCCCTTAATACAGTCTAAGCTAGCGATTTGTTTGTGGAGGTAGAACAGGAAACAACTTCactctgctgagcagcagctgtgtgggctttgcagtgctgctgaTAGTAAATACCCATTTAGAGTTACATGTATTTACTCCCTGTtgtttgtgctggttttggagCCAGAGATGTATTTGATCTCTctcttctgcagagaaagacGACGTAGAAGAAGCAGGAGTGGAACACGGTCACCTAAAAAACCTAGGTCTCCTAAAAGGAAAATGTCCCGGTCTCCATCTCCGAGAAGGTCAGTAAGCCTcttgccttaaaaaaaccaccaataAACCACTGGTTTTTGGGTGGAAAATTCCCAAGATGTGAA
The sequence above is drawn from the Falco naumanni isolate bFalNau1 chromosome 11, bFalNau1.pat, whole genome shotgun sequence genome and encodes:
- the SRSF11 gene encoding serine/arginine-rich splicing factor 11 isoform X4 — encoded protein: MSTVDPKLNHVAAGLVSPSLKSDTSSKEIEEAMKRVREAQSLISAAIEPDKKDEKRRHSRSRSRSRRRRTPSSSRHRRSRSRSRRRSHSKSRSRRRSKSPRRRRSHSRERSRRSRSTSKTRDKKKEEKEKKRSKTPPKSYSTTRRSRSTSRERRRRRSRSGTRSPKKPRSPKRKMSRSPSPRRHKKEKKKDKDKERSRDERERSTSKKKKSKDKEKDRERKSESDKDVKQVTRDYDEEEQGYDSEKEKKEEKKMVDSSSPKVKESAADKGSGDSARESKVNGDDHHEEDMDMSD